A stretch of DNA from Synechococcus sp. PROS-9-1:
CGGCTTTGGTGATGCTGCAGCCGTTCTTCCAACGCCGGGACAGCCCGTCTCAGTTTTCGAGCTCTGCCGTACAACTTCTGCGCGCGATCAAGGGTCTCCCGATTCGGACTCACCTGACACAACAACGCATCACCCTGCTGTTGCAAGTCATCGGCACCGCCCGTCTCCTCCAAGCCAGCTCTCTGGTCAGCCAAGAGGGCCTCTTCACGGGTCCTTAACTGCTTGAGCTGCTTTTGCAAATCCTGAGTGGCACGATTCAACTCCTGGCGTTGAAGAACGGTGGCGTAGTACTCACCCAAACGCAGGCTGAGGGGCTGCCCACGTTTGGAGAGGTCCGCGAACAACTCCCCTTCAGACGTCGCTGCAGACGCCCCTGCAGACGTCCCTGCAGATGCAGGCTTCCAAACGCGATAGGAATTGGGCCCATCAAAGTGCAGCTCAAACCCGTCGGTCTTAAGAGCCAGCAACCAGCACTGCCAACGCTGGTGCAACATCTTCCACTCCTGCTCGCTCAGCTCATGAACGCTTGTTGCCAATCGCGCCCTGGCAGCATGGTCATGCTCGTCAGCCAGATGTCTCGCCAGCACTGGGCTGATGCCCTGATAAGCACTGCGCATCGCCTTTTCCAGGCTTAGCGGCAACAGTTCCAAGCGCTCTCTCCAGCGCTGCTCAGGCTCATCCATCCGGGGAGCGATGCCTTGAAGGGCCGGAGGGGAGCTGTAGACATCTCCCGTGCCAATCGGCCTAACTCTCGACTGGTGCGTGCGGACCTGGCGTGCGATCGCAGTGATGCGTTGCCGGTCATCGAGCAATAACAAATTGCTGTGACGCCCCATGAGTTCGAGCACCAAGGTGCGCTGGGGAGGCTGTCCAGGTCGAGGCGCCAACTGAAACTGCACGACCCGTTCAAAGCCTTCCTGACTGAGCTCCGTCAGCGCGAGTTGGCGAAGTCCATGCTGAATCTGTTGCGCCAGCGTGCTTCCTGCACCCTGCTTCGGTGGCGCGGAGATTTCAACCAGTCTGGGAACTTCTGCTTTCCAGCTGAGTTCCAACCAAATCATTCCTCGCAGAGTGCGAAATCCGAGCTGTAGCGTCTGTGGATCGGGCTGTTGAGCTTTCTCAAACCGACTAGGTAGCAACCGGTCACGTAAATCCGCCAGCACAGCCCTCAGGCTGGTGAGATCCATCACTTGCGGACTTTGGCTGGCCATGGATTGCCTGAGAAGCAGGCTGAACAGGAAGCCTTCCTACCCTGCGATGCAGTCTCAAGCAACGCATGGCTCCTGATGGAACAATCGCCAGGCCCACGGTGCTCACCGGCCCAAGCGGCGTCGGTAAGGGCACCTTGGTCGCCCGCCTGAGAGAGCGTCATCCAGAGATATGGCTCTCCGTGTCGGCCACCACGCGTGCTCCACGCAGTGGAGAAATCGATGGAATTCACTATTTTTTTCACTCCAAAGAACGGTTCAACGAACTCGTGCAAAGCGGTGGCTTGCTGGAGTGGGCTGAATTCGCTGGAAACTGCTATGGCACACCACGACAACCCGTCAGCGAACGCGTAGCGAAGGGAATTCCCGTGCTGCTTGAAATTGAATTGGAGGGAGCCAGGCAGGTGAGGAACAGTTTGCCGGATGCAATCCAAATTTTTCTTGCACCACCAAGCGTTGAAGAGCTTGAGAAACGGATTCGCGGCCGCGGAACTGAAGCAGAAGAGGCGATCCAGCGTCGTCTCAAGCGAGCACAAGAAGAATTAGCAGCTCAAACAGAATTCGATGCTGTGATCGTCAACGACGATCTTGAAACAGCTTTAGCGGCGCTAGAAAAACAGATGAACTTGACGGTCCTCTAACTAAAAAAAGGGGCCCTAGGGCCCCTTTTTAATGATTTCATGAACTGAACGATCAGCCCATGGGGTGGAAGAGGAGATCAGGGAAAAAACGATTCCACTCGATCAAGATTCCGGCGGTGAGAGTGAACCAAATCGCGGCAACGACTGGTGCAGTAGTAAGAAATTTCTTCATCGTGAGAAAGGGAAGGACTTCGTGGTGCGAGTTCAGCGAGGGGAGATGGTCACCTTGTCATCGCTTTCAAGCAATTTGCCACTCGTGAATTCACCAAAAGCAGCGATAGGCCAAGTGGCTGATGCCAGCAGGGACTTCAAGGCAAGAGAGACATCAATTTGAATCTCTTTCATGTACTGCTCCTTGGTACCGCGAGTGCCTTTGAGGTACTCACGACCCGCCCAGCCAATGCATCCATTGATGTAGAGGAACATCAGACCTGGGAAGACGAAGTCACCGGCATGGCTCCAACGGCCATCCACGATCAAATGAGGCAAACCATCTTCACCACAAACGGCTTCGCTATACATCTCGAAACGAGCCTTAGCTTGAGGCGTGGCTGCAGCGCTTGCACGCTGCTGAAAACGGGCACTTTCGGCGCAGGGTGTCAGACCAGCCACGTCAGCCTTGGCGACGGGGGCAAAGCCGAACACCAGCAGGGCCGAGAGCGCAAGAGCGAAGAGACGACGCATCGGAATGGTTCCTGTTGAGCCTGCCCCAAAGCGGCAGGATGTCACGTACGGACAGTAGGGGAGCCCTTCCATCTTCATGCCCACAGTGCTTGCCCTCGAAACAAGTTGTGACGAGTCAGCCGCGGCGGTGCTCCGCCAGGAGGGCGAAAAGCTCACGGTGTTGTCCCACGGCATCGCCTCCCAGGTTGAGGAGCACGCGAAATGGGGCGGGGTTGTTCCTGAGATTGCCTCGCGCCGGCATGTGGAGGCGCTCCCAAACCTCGTGGAACACGCCTTACAAGAAGCTGGTCTCGTTGCTGCCGACCTCGATGCCATCGCGGCGACGGTGACACCTGGCCTGGTGGGTGCCCTCATGGTGGGCTCCATCACAGGGCGAACACTGGCCGCCCTGCATCAGAAACCTTTTCTCGCCGTTCACCATCTCGAGGCACACCTGGCTTCCGTGTTCTTGGCAGATCACCCACCACATGCGCCTTATCTCGTACTTCTCGTGAGTGGCGGGCACACCGAACTGATTCGGGTGAATCAGCTAGGAGAGATGGAACGCCTGGGACGCAGCCATGACGATGCGGCCGGCGAAGCCTTCGACAAAGTGGCTCGACTGATGGGCTTGGGCTACCCCGGCGGTCCAGCGATTCAGGCTATCGCCGTAGAGGGTGATGCCAAACGGTTTCGGTTGCCAAAAGGGCGCGTTTCCAAGCCAGGAGGAGGCTTCTACCCCTATGACTTTTCATTCAGCGGGCTGAAAACTGCGGTGCTTCGGCATGTGGAAGCTTTAAAGCGTGAGTCCGAGGATCTTCCTCTTGCTGACCTCGCTGCCAGCTTTGAACAGATCGTGGCCGATGTGTTGGTGGAGCGAAGCCTGCGCTGCTGCCTAGAGCAGGGGATTGATCATTTAGTGATGGTCGGCGGCGTTGCCGCCAACCATCGTCTGCGTTCTCAAATGCAAGCTGACGGTCTTTCACAGGGGGTGTCCGTACACATCGCCCCTTTGGCCTATTGCACGGACAACGCAGCAATGGTTGCTGTAGCGGCATTGCGTCGACTCTCTAAAAGCGTGCAACCCAGCTCTCTGGAGCTAGGAGTCGCAGCGCGATGGCCATTAGAGAAAGCATTAAGCCTTTATGGCCCAACACCCCCCTTTTAAAATTATTCTCTTAAGGTGGCGTCCCCCGAGATCCTCCTGATGGCTCCTAACAACGATCTCCAACCAAAAGCTTTGGCAGAGCCAATCGATCCCATCGAGTTGAACGCTTGGAAGCGAGGAATTACCCCTCAAGCTGAAATCTGGAATGGACGTCTTGCCATGCTCGGACTTTCCATCGGCATGGCAACACTCTTAATCGTCAGAATGTTTAACAACGCGGCCTGAATACCCTCAACTCCTACCCCTTAACGCCTGAGCCAGTTCATTTGGACGAGGACTTACGGCTATCGCCTTCTCGCCTTCGACTTGCCCAGATTCAACCAGTCGCTGCAAAGACTGATTAGCAGTCATCATTCCATCAAATTCACTTCTCTGCATGATGTCTTCGACATCATCTAGCGCGCCCTTTTTAATATAATCCTTACACGCATCAGTATTAATCATTAGGTCATGATAAGCAGCACGCTTTCCACCATTGCTTTGGATTAATCCTTGAGAAACAATCCCCATTAGCGATTCAGCTAGAGATTGTCTGACACTTTCTTGCTCTTCAGGTTTGTACATGCCAAGGACACGCTCAACGGTTTTAACCGCAGAGTTGGTATGCAAAGTTCCAAAAACAAGATGCCCAGTCTGAGCCGCTTCCATCGCGGTACTGAGCGTTTCTTTATCCCGAATTTCACCAACCAAAATCACATCAGGGTCTTCACGGAGTGCCGCTCTCAAAGCCTGGTGGAACTGGAGCGTATGACGTCCCACCTCACGTTGTCGGATTAAAGACTTCCGGCTTTGATGCACGAATTCAATGGGATCCTCAATCGTGAGGATATGCCTGCTCTGGTTATTATTAATCCAATCAATCATGGCTGCCAGCGTGGTGCTTTTACCTGAGCCGGTAGGGCCAGTTATCAGCAGCAATCCTTTGGGATAAGCACAAAGGTCTTGAAGAACAGGCGGCAGCTTTAGATCATCCAGTGACAGGATCTTTTGAGGAATGAGCCTCAACACCATCGCCGCACCCTGAAGAGCATCAAACAAATTGATGCGTACCCTCACGAACGAGAAGGCATGAGCCCCGTCGAACTCTTTGCACTGTCTGAACTGGTCGATCTGCTGGGGAGTGAGTAATTCTCCAAGCCAGTCCTGAAACTCCCTGGGTTCAGTGGGAGGCCAATCGGAGCGAATAATCTCGCCACGGGCACGAAATCGTGGACTCTCCCCGATCCCAAGATGGACGTCGGAATGCCCCTGTTCATGAGCGAAACGAACGATCTGCTCTAAGGACGGGGGTGACGAAGCCGATGAATCTGGGACTGGAGATGCTGTGAACGTTGGCCGCGCTGGGATACCAGGAGGGAAAACGGGCTGACTCATGCTGATGTTGTCCGCTACATGCAGCTTCGCGGTGCTGCGTGATCTGGCAAGTTGATGCCAAGACTTCCCGGAGGGAGCGCCCGTAGGATTGGCCCACAATCCTGATGGTTATGGCTCGCCTGCCACGCGTGACAATCGTCTTGGGCACGAGGCCTGAAGCCATCAAATTGGCGCCTGTGATCCAAGAATTCCGGGCCTGCAAAACCCTGGAAACCCGAGTCGTGCTGACAGGTCAGCACAGGGAGATGGTGTCTCAAGTCATGGAATTGTTTGGCCTTAGCGCCGATCTGGATCTCAATCTGATGACACCTCGGCAAACCCTCACGCACGTGACCTGTGCGGCGCTGCAGGGCTTGCGTGATGACTTTCAAGCTTTTCCTCCAAAGCTCGTGCTGGTTCAAGGAGACACAACCACGGCCTTCGCTGCAGCTCTCGCCGCCTTCTACGAACAAATTCCTGTTGGTCACGTCGAGGCCGGACTGCGTACGGACAATCTTCTCGATCCTTTTCCAGAAGAGGCCAACCGTCGCTTGATCTCGCAAATTGCACATCTTCACTTTGCTCCTACCAAGCAATCAGAAGCCAACCTCCAGGCCTCTGGGGTTGTTGGGCGCGTGCTGCTGACCGGAAACACCGTGATCGATGCCCTGCTACGGATGTCAGAACGCGCTCCTGCTTTGAGCGATCTAGGCATCGATTGGGACGCGCAAAGAGTGATTTTGGCAACCGTTCACCGTCGTGAAAATTGGGGTGACCGCCTCAAGAACATTGCGGACGGAATGCTGCGAGTACTCGACAGCCATCCTGACACCGTGTTGCTGTTGCCCTTGCATCGCAACCCAACTGTGCGCGAACCCCTCCAGGCACAACTAGGGGAGCATCCACGCGTGGTGCTGACCGAGCCACTGGATTACGACCGCTTGGTAGCAGCCATGAAGGGCTGCACTCTTTTACTCACAGACTCCGGTGGGTTGCAGGAAGAAGCACCAGCTCTAGGGAAACCGGTTCTTGTGCTGCGTGAAACGACTGAACGACCCGAAGCCGTTGAAGCCGGCACAGCCCAATTGGTGGGGACTGATCCAACAGCGATTCACCGTGAAGCATCCCTGTTGTTAGAAGACAGCGAGGCCTACAACGCCATGGCAAAAGCCGTGAATCCTTTTGGCGATGGCCAAGCAAGTGGAAGGATTCTCGAGGCGTCCCTTGAACTCTTGGCAAGCTGAAGCAGCACTCAGCTCTTGCGGGGCTTACCGCTGGTTGTTACATCGGCCCATTCCATCCAGTGCTCACAGCTCGGAACGGAGACGGGTGCTGCTGTTTGTTGGACTGAATCCCTCACGAGCCGATGGACTTCGAGACGACCCCACCCTGAGACGGCTTCAAGGGTTTTCTCACCAATGGGGATATCACCATCTTGTAGTCCTCAATCTGTTCGCCCGAATCTCCCCGTCTCCCTCCCTGCTGTGCCGATGCGCAGAGCCAATCGGCACTGAAAATGATCTGATCTTGCGCAGCTGGTTCCAACAGTGGGCTCAACAGCCCACATGGGATCTCTGGCTGGGATGGGGGGTCGGCGGAGGATTCAGGCAACGGGATGAGGCGGTCTTAAACATGTTGAACAACGTCAGCGATCAACGAGGAGGCCTTCCACCTCCCTTTGTGACTGGCTTGACCAAAGCGGGCTATCCCCGCCACCCCCTCTACCTTCCAAGTGATGTCACGAGAGTTGCCTGGGCAGTACGGTTCCTAGATGAACCGCACTCCGCGCCGGTATCGGATCTCCCTTCACCTGTCTGGCGGGCAGAGCGAAGTGGTGCATTTCACGTCACTTGAGCAATTCCAGGATTGGTACCAAGGCCTGGTCAATGCCAGTGCTGAAGGGGCTTTTGTCAATGTCCCCCTCAGTGACCTAGACGGTGAGTTTCTTGTCGTGCGTCCGGATGCCGTCATCGGAATGCGAGTTGAACCGCAATACGCCTTGATCGATGACGCCTGAGCGTTTAGGGCTGCTTTGGGGCATCACTGTCTTTGCGGGTGCAGGGGCGCGACTGCTTGCAGCTTTATCCAATCTTCCTGGCGTGGTTTTGCTGCTGCTTTCAGGGTTGCTGATCGGGCGCTCTGGCCTAGGGCTCGTGGAACCTCTCGATCTTGGACAAGGGCTGCAAACCATCGTTGGTCTGTTGGTGAGCTTGGTGTTGTTTGACGGAGGTCTCAACCTTCGTCTACCAGGAGACACGATCAAAGCCACCGTGCTGCGCATCTCAGTCCTGAGAATCTTCATTTCTTTCGGTGCGGGAATCCTCGCGGCGCACTGGCTTGCAGGCCTTGGATGGTCCTTAGCTGCAGTCTTTAGCGCCATCGTGCTGGCTACTGGCCCCACCGTGGTTACCCCGATCGTGAAACAAATCCGCCTAGCGCATCCCCTTGGAGATGTGCTCGAAGCGGAAGGACTGGTGCTTGAGCCCATCGGTGCTGTTTTGGCATTGCTGCTTCTGGAACTAGCGCTGGGCGACCTACACGGCTGGCGTGAATTAGCGCAGGGCCTTCTTGCACGCCTCGGAGGGGGAGTGCTCATTGGTGTCACGGTTGGCTGGCTGTTGTCAGAGGGCTTACAACGCCTGAAGTCTTCGCAATCCGTCGGATTGCGCTTACAGCTCACGCTTGGGGCGCTGTTCCTGATGTTTGGGATAGCCGAATGGCTCCTCCCTGAATCAGGGCTACCGGCATCCGTTGCAGCGGGAGTCGTGGTCGGTAGGCGCTCAACCGAAGAAGCCGGTCAGCTCGATGAGCTGATCCGAGAATTGGCTTCACTCGCCATCACCATGCTGTTTCCTCTTTTGGCAGCAGACGTGTCATGGGCTGAGCTCAGCCCTCTCGGATGGGGTGGTGTGAGCTGTATTTTGCTGCTCATGTTTGTGGTGCGTCCAGTCGCCGTGAGTGTGGCCACAGTCGGGTTGCCCTTGGTTTGGCGTCAAAAGTTGTTTATTGCCTGGCTGGCCCCACGGGGAATCGTGACAGCAGCCGTGGCCTCATTGTTCGCCATCCGCCTTGAGCAAGCCGGAATTTTGGGTGCGGGGCGGCTGCAAGGGTTGGTCTTCCTCACAATTTTGATGACAGTTGGAATCCAAGGCTTAACGGCACAACCCTTGGCGCGCGTTCTTGGCCTGATTGCTGAGAGTCCAGAAGACTCTGAATCCACGGCTGCTGCCTCATCAGAAGCAGCGACGCAAGCGCTTCCGATCGTTCCCGAGTCTGGCCAGTAACGCCCATGTGGTGATGAGGTCTGGCCCCTGAAGTCGACCAAGCAAGGCGGCCCTCAGACTCTTCATCAAGACCCCCTTCTTCACATCAGCGGCGGCGGCGGCCTCTTTGAGCAAGGTTTGGGCGCGCTCAACATCAAGGCCATCCCATGCATTCAACTCAAGAGCGGAAAGAAGTGCCTGAAGCGCAGGACGAGCCCCTGCTTGCTCTAGTTGCTTCAGTCCATCCTCTTCTAAGGGAGGTTCTTCAAAAAAGGGCCTTGCTTGCGTCACTCCGTCTTCGATCAAGGTGAGCGAAGGTCCAAGCAAAATGGCTAAGTCGTTGGCCCAAAGAGGGTCGTTGGCAACCCAGCCTTGTTGCTGCCAGCGCGGTTCAAGTGCTGCGAGAAGTTCGGCAGGCGACCAGCCATGCAAAACCTGGGCATTAAGCCAGTTGAGCTTGTCCCAATCGAATTTGGCACCTGCTTTATTCACCCGATCAAAATTAAAAACTTCTGCGGCGTCTGGGAGCGTGAACCGTTCCTCCATTCCCTCTGGGACCGACCAACCGAGCAGGGTCATGTAATTGGCTAAGGCCTCTGCGGTGTAACCCATCGCCTGAAAATCACCAATGGAGGTCACGCCATCACGCTTCGAGAGCTTGCGACCCTCTGGATTGAGGATCAAAGGCGTATGAGCAAAACGTGGGCAGTTCAACTCCAGAGCCTGATAAAGCAACAGCTGTTTGGCCGTATTGGCGATGTGATCCTCACCTCGAATCACGTGGCTGATGGCCATAGCGGCGTCATCAACCACCACAACGAGGTTGTAGAGGGGGTCACCAACCGTGTTCGCAGGAGCACGTCTTGCGATCACCATGTCCCCACCAAGATCGGCGCCGCGCCATTGCATCGAACCGCGCACCATATCGATCCAAGCGATAGTGGCTTCGTCATCAATCCGAAAACGGATCACCGCCTCTCGCCCTTCAGCCCGATAGGCCTCCTCCTGTTCACCACTGAGTTGGCGATGACGGTTGTCATAACGGGGAGGCTTACCTGAAGCCCTCTGGGCTTCACGCATGGCATCCAATTCCTGCTCGCTGGCATAACAGCGATAGGCAAGACCTTGAGCAAGCAATTGGCTGATGGCCTGGCGATGGGCTTCAATCCGCTCGCTTTGAATGACCGGTTCCTCATCCCAGTCCAGGCCAAGCCAGCGCAAGCCATCAAGAATATTTTGAGTGAACTCTGGCTTGGAGCGCTCTTTATCCGTGTCTTCAATTCTCAGCAAAAATTTGCCGTTTTGGTGACGGGCAAACAACCAATTAAAAACAGCTGTACGAGCCGTTCCGATATGAAGCGTGCCGGTGGGGCTTGGGGCCAGACGAACTCGAACCGTCACTAAGCCGGAAAAATGAAAACGGGACCGACGGGATTCGAACCCGCAACTTCCGCCGTGACAGGGCGGTGCTCTAACCGATTGAACTACGGTCCCAGGTTGAACTCAATTGAGGGAGCTTTACCCACAAAGAGTGACCTTTGCCGCTCACGCGGACTTGGTCAGTATCAACTGCCGCCCTGCCCTCCGTCAACACTCCCGCAGAGACACCAATGTTTCCTGAGCTTTTCAGCTGTGATCTTGAGGCTCACTGGGTCTGATCAAAACGGCGCGAGCTTCATTGACGCCATCGAATGGCAATTTCAATCGATCGGGGCATGAAGCTCTGAAAAGGCGATGGTTAGGACGATGGGAGATCAAATTCATCCACAGACATCGCGCACAAGTTGACAAAAAAGCCTCCCCGACTGGGGAGGCTGAAGGACCAAAGTAGGCCCGCAACATTGGGCTTAGGGACTACTAAATCCAGCTGGTTCGATCAAACGCACTTGATTACCTCGAGCCGTGAATTCACGGCCTTGGTCGCTTTGGACAACGACTCGTCCACCGGACTTAACGCGAATCACTCGTGCACGAACCCAGCCGAGAGCGGCTGATTCGAGCACTTTGACCACATCACCAGGTTGAAGATCTAACTCCATGCTCGAAATCAGGAAAACTACAAGTAAGGGGTCATCGGACGCGCCGTGGAGGACTTGAACCCCCGACATCAGGTTTTGGAGACCTGCGTTCTACCAACTGAACTAACGGCGCAAGGCGATGAACCCCTTAGCCATCGAAAAACGATGGCATTAATTCGTTGAAGCGAAAGCCTCAGCGATCGAAGCGCTGCTTCACGCGAGTGGCCTTGCCCACCCGGTCCCGCAGATAAAAAAGCTTCGCACGCCTAACTTTACCGCGACGCTCAATTTTGACCGAAGCCACTTGGGGGCTGTGGAGCATAAAAACCCGCTCAACTCCAATCCCTTGGAAGATGCGCCGCACCGTGATGGTTTGGTTGAGACTTCCATGGCGCTTGGCGATTACGACGCCCTCGTAGGGCTGGATACGCTCTTTATTGCCCTCGCTGATGCGAACACCAACACGCACGGTGTCGCCAACGTAAATCTCAGGAAGATCACTCTTCAATTGAGCGTCTTCGAATTCTCGAATCAGTGCATAAGCACTCATCTTCTTCGAATCTTTGGAGATTGATTTTTCAGCAACAGCAGTTGCACCGCTGGTCTCCTCAGTGGCTTCGTCCACAGACGTCTCTATCGGGTCCACCGCCATCCCAGCTCCTGGTAACACGCCAAACAACTAGCTTAACCCCCAGCCTCCTTCCGAGACGCAATCCACTGCCTTCGAAAGCTTTGCAAGAGGAGCCAGGCACCAGTCGCAAGCATCCACAACAGGCCTACCGCGTTGAGAAGGACCACGACGGGCTCGAGGGCAGGCCCAAGCCACTCACCCTCGTGGATGGTCATCAACCAATGAACCTGCTCACGACTTAATCCCCCCCAGTCCTTAGCCAACCGATAGGTCACGCCGGTACTAACCGTGACCAGCAAAGGGAGCACAACAAGAGGCGCCATCCAGCGATGCCATTGGCGAACGCGAACCAATAAGCGGGCCACCGTCGATCCCTCCATTGCAATTGATAGCGTGACAGGAAGACTGTCTGTAGAGCTTCCGCTGATGCGGTCTGCTTTAACGGCCTGAAACAAGAATCGCCGAAACACGATGAATTTGTTCGCTGACCTCCTGGCCTCCACAAAGGGCTCCACTGTCACCGCCACCGGCCCACGCATCCAGCAGCGACGTGGCGTAGAAATCAAATCAGCTCGCGAGCTGAAAATCATGGCGAAAGCCAGTTCCATCGTCGCCACCGTTCTGCGCGAAATCATGGAGCTGGTGGAGCCTGGCCAAACCACAGGTGACCTTGATGCCCATGCTGAGCGACGCATCCGAGAGATGGGCGCAACCCCAAGTTTCATGGGTTACCACGGCTTCCCAGCGAGCATCTGCGCCAGCATCAACAACGAGGTGGTGCACGGCATCCCCAGCAACAAACGGGTTATCCACGCTGGCGATCTACTCAAAGTGGATACAGGGGCCTATTTCGACGGTTATCACGGAGACAGCTCCATCACCGTCTGCGTCGGTGACGTCTCTGAAGAAGCACGCAAGCTCAGTCGGGTCGCCCAGGAGTCACTCATGGCTGGACTCTCCCAGATCCGTGCCGGGAACACGCTTCTCGACATCGCTGGAGCAGTCGAAGATCACGTCAAAGCCAACCAATTCAGTGTGGTGGAGGATTACACCGGCCATGGAGTTGGACGGAATCTCCACGAAGAGCCATCGGTGTTTAATTTCCGCACGAACGATCTTCCTAACGTCAAATTGCGTCCAGGCATGACGCTTGCCGTTGAGCCCATCCTCAACGCAGGAAGCAATGCTTGTCGCACCCTTAAAGACCGATGGACCGTCGTCACCAAGGACGGCAGTCTTTCCGCTCAGTGGGAACACACCATCGTCGTGACGTCAGATGGTTGCGAAATCCTCACCGATCGGGGGGATTGATCCTCAAGGCGCGGCAATAAACCCTTCGAACCAGTTCGACGAAGGGCATTAGAAGGTAGGTGAGTGGATTGGGGGTGACGATGATCAAGTTCAGCCCAAGGTTTGCTTGCCGAATCACCTGTCTGGCGACAAATCCAGACGTCAACAATCCAATCGGGTTGAGGTTGGAGCGAAATGGTCCAAGGATGAGTTTGCGTAACCTCAATGCCTGACGCTGCCTGGCGCTGCGGTTGTTCCAACGCAAGCTGACCAACTCACCGATCAATCGCTTGCTCAACTCATAGCCAGGGCTCAAGGCCGGTTGGATCTCAGCCTCTGACGTGTTGACCCAGAGCTCTCGTGGCTGATCGCGGTTTTGGTCTTGATCAGCAATGGTCTCGAATTGCTGCATCAAACGCCAATGGCTGAATGCGTTCACCTCAAGGGTTTTGGAGAGAGTCTCAGGACACTGATCACCACCGGGGTTGATGCCGTGGTTCAAAACCAGCACATCAACGCTTTTAAGAACGGGCTCCAGCTGACGCTCGTCTCCGCAAGACCAACGAACCCACTCTTGCGCCTCATCAATCGACGCTTGGGCTTTTGGAGGAGGACTGTGGCTCAGAGCAATCACCCAGGCACCCTCTGCGATCAGAGCCTTAGTCAAAGCCCGTCCCAGCGCCCCGCTCGCTCCAGTGATTCCCACCGTTCGGCCGGCCCAACGTCCAGACAGGGGTAGAGCGGAAGAGGGAGATGCCTGATTGGCCATGAAAGGGATTTTGGATCGGGGGAAGCAACCTGGCCGCAACCATTCAGCACTTCACCGCCTCAACGATGACAGCACAACGGGGCTTGGCCTCTAAATTGCTGAACACGCCGGGACCTCCTGCATGGGCAACACACTGCTGATCGGATCCTGTGAGCCGTTCAGCGGCAAATCCGCTCTCGTACTCGGATTAGCTCGCCATCTCTTGTCTGAAGGCCGGACTGTTCGCTTTGGCAAACCACTGGCCACGAGTCTTGAGTGGACCGCCAAAGGTTCTCCTCTGCCGGACCCGCTGATTGATGACGACGTGCGTTTCGTTGGCTCAACCCTTGGGCTCGACGAGACCCGCTTAATTCCTTCTCTTCATCTGCTCTCTCCAGAGACAGCCGATACCCGCTTGCGGCAGGGGAATTTGGATGCGGGAACGGGGCTCGAGATGTTGCTGAAGGATCTTCAAAACGATCAAGACAGCTTCACCATGCTCGAAGCGGCGGGCAGCCTGCACGAAGGTCTGATTTATGGCCTCAGCCTCGTCCAACTCGCTGAGGGACTCGATGCTCCTGTGATCCTTGTGCATCTTTGGCAAGACAGCCGCAGTGTTGATGCCCTACTCGCAGCGCAGCATCAGCTCGGCGAGCGACTAGCCGGTGTTGTTTTGAATGCTGTGACACCCGATGAAGTCGAGGAGTTGAACCAACACGTTGTTCCGGCGCTACAGGCACTGGGATTGAAGGTTTTCGGAGTAATGCCCCGATCTCCACTTCTGCGCAGCGTCACTGTTGGAGAGCTGGTGAGACGTCTTGATGCCCGAGTGATTTGTTGCAAAGAACGCCTCG
This window harbors:
- the tsaD gene encoding tRNA (adenosine(37)-N6)-threonylcarbamoyltransferase complex transferase subunit TsaD, giving the protein MPTVLALETSCDESAAAVLRQEGEKLTVLSHGIASQVEEHAKWGGVVPEIASRRHVEALPNLVEHALQEAGLVAADLDAIAATVTPGLVGALMVGSITGRTLAALHQKPFLAVHHLEAHLASVFLADHPPHAPYLVLLVSGGHTELIRVNQLGEMERLGRSHDDAAGEAFDKVARLMGLGYPGGPAIQAIAVEGDAKRFRLPKGRVSKPGGGFYPYDFSFSGLKTAVLRHVEALKRESEDLPLADLAASFEQIVADVLVERSLRCCLEQGIDHLVMVGGVAANHRLRSQMQADGLSQGVSVHIAPLAYCTDNAAMVAVAALRRLSKSVQPSSLELGVAARWPLEKALSLYGPTPPF
- a CDS encoding NFACT family protein, with translation MASQSPQVMDLTSLRAVLADLRDRLLPSRFEKAQQPDPQTLQLGFRTLRGMIWLELSWKAEVPRLVEISAPPKQGAGSTLAQQIQHGLRQLALTELSQEGFERVVQFQLAPRPGQPPQRTLVLELMGRHSNLLLLDDRQRITAIARQVRTHQSRVRPIGTGDVYSSPPALQGIAPRMDEPEQRWRERLELLPLSLEKAMRSAYQGISPVLARHLADEHDHAARARLATSVHELSEQEWKMLHQRWQCWLLALKTDGFELHFDGPNSYRVWKPASAGTSAGASAATSEGELFADLSKRGQPLSLRLGEYYATVLQRQELNRATQDLQKQLKQLRTREEALLADQRAGLEETGGADDLQQQGDALLCQVSPNRETLDRAQKLYGRARKLRRAVPALEERLQHHQSRLLLLEGSESFLEELIGADWDGMEARTKSLLDLREELDDLLAPKRLRRRRRQGSRHVDPQPLEIRSPAGLLIQVGRNHRQNDWISLRRARPGDLWFHAQECPGSHVVLKASAGFADEEDLTLAADLAAWFSRAHGNRRVAVVRAPVEHLQRIAGAALGTVQHKEGEVVWAEPDRARQRLIAGQLLA
- a CDS encoding high light inducible protein, translated to MAPNNDLQPKALAEPIDPIELNAWKRGITPQAEIWNGRLAMLGLSIGMATLLIVRMFNNAA
- the gmk gene encoding guanylate kinase, which translates into the protein MAPDGTIARPTVLTGPSGVGKGTLVARLRERHPEIWLSVSATTRAPRSGEIDGIHYFFHSKERFNELVQSGGLLEWAEFAGNCYGTPRQPVSERVAKGIPVLLEIELEGARQVRNSLPDAIQIFLAPPSVEELEKRIRGRGTEAEEAIQRRLKRAQEELAAQTEFDAVIVNDDLETALAALEKQMNLTVL
- the psaJ gene encoding photosystem I reaction center subunit IX; the protein is MKKFLTTAPVVAAIWFTLTAGILIEWNRFFPDLLFHPMG
- a CDS encoding Photosystem I reaction center subunit III, with protein sequence MRRLFALALSALLVFGFAPVAKADVAGLTPCAESARFQQRASAAATPQAKARFEMYSEAVCGEDGLPHLIVDGRWSHAGDFVFPGLMFLYINGCIGWAGREYLKGTRGTKEQYMKEIQIDVSLALKSLLASATWPIAAFGEFTSGKLLESDDKVTISPR
- a CDS encoding type IV pilus twitching motility protein PilT; this translates as MSQPVFPPGIPARPTFTASPVPDSSASSPPSLEQIVRFAHEQGHSDVHLGIGESPRFRARGEIIRSDWPPTEPREFQDWLGELLTPQQIDQFRQCKEFDGAHAFSFVRVRINLFDALQGAAMVLRLIPQKILSLDDLKLPPVLQDLCAYPKGLLLITGPTGSGKSTTLAAMIDWINNNQSRHILTIEDPIEFVHQSRKSLIRQREVGRHTLQFHQALRAALREDPDVILVGEIRDKETLSTAMEAAQTGHLVFGTLHTNSAVKTVERVLGMYKPEEQESVRQSLAESLMGIVSQGLIQSNGGKRAAYHDLMINTDACKDYIKKGALDDVEDIMQRSEFDGMMTANQSLQRLVESGQVEGEKAIAVSPRPNELAQALRGRS